The Rubricoccus marinus nucleotide sequence GCCCGCGCCAGAGGCGGCTTTCGCGCTCCCGCCCGGCGCTGGCGGCCCGGTGTGGCGCCGCGCGGCGTGGCACAGCGCGATGGCGAGCGCGTCGTGCGCGTCCTCGCTGTACGTCTCGGTAAGCGCCAGCCTCTGGCGGACCATGTACGTCACCTGGTCCTTCGTGGCGCGTCCGTTGCCGACGACGGCCTTTTTGATCTCGGCGGGCGCGTACTGCGCGACGGGCACCTCGCGGTGCATCGCCGCGAGCATCACGGCCGCTTGCGCGCGCCCCAGCTTGAGCATCGCCTGCGCGTTCTTCCCCATGAACGGGAGCTCGACGGCCAACTCGTCGGGGTTGTACGCGTCGATGGCTTCCAGAACGCCCTCGTAAATCCGCTGGAGGCGGATCGTGTGGTCCAGGTCGCCGCTCATGTGGATGGTGCTCGCGCCCAGCGCCCGCTCGCGGCTGCCCTCGACGGTCACCGTCCCGAGGCCGGTGTGCCGAGTGCCGGGGTCGACGCCGAGAACGATCATTGCGGAGACAGTGCTGGGGAAGGGTAGAGGCGCGGGGGCGGCCTCTGGCGCCAGAGGCCGAAGGGAATACCGGGCGTGGGGCACCCCCGATCTCTTCCCGGTCCCTACGAGAGCGAGGC carries:
- the ruvC gene encoding crossover junction endodeoxyribonuclease RuvC, translating into MPHARYSLRPLAPEAAPAPLPFPSTVSAMIVLGVDPGTRHTGLGTVTVEGSRERALGASTIHMSGDLDHTIRLQRIYEGVLEAIDAYNPDELAVELPFMGKNAQAMLKLGRAQAAVMLAAMHREVPVAQYAPAEIKKAVVGNGRATKDQVTYMVRQRLALTETYSEDAHDALAIALCHAARRHTGPPAPGGSAKAASGAGRKTGRVRSWSDFIEQNPERLR